A genome region from Anastrepha ludens isolate Willacy chromosome 3, idAnaLude1.1, whole genome shotgun sequence includes the following:
- the LOC128857296 gene encoding uncharacterized protein LOC128857296, whose product MKFYVLVLIAVAYLVYVHADACVQCNSASDPKCATEPENYLAKSCSVNTSVCYTRVLNGNTIRGCASELDNATAAACHNELDCLICTFSEGCNRRIFPLSRAQCLQCSDNSTAECAKNVYAKPTVCPIYKLGDKCFIRNDGKNKTESFQRGCLSSAQAKKLCINESNCFTCEGVGCNFLAANSEQVPLARDGAAFAGFSIALLCAALTTLRLA is encoded by the exons ATGCCTGTGTGCAATGTAACTCTGCCAGTGATCCGAAATGCGCTACCGAGCCAGAAAACTATCTGGCCAAATCGTGCAGTGTTAATACATCCGTGTGCTATACCCGAGTGCTTA ATGGCAATACGATTCGTGGTTGTGCTTCTGAATTGGACAACGCCACAGCTGCTGCTTGCCACAACGAATTGGACTGCCTGATTTGCACCTTTTCCGAAGGATGTAATCGTCGCATCTTCCCCTTGAGTCGTGCCCAGTGCCTGCAATGTTCGGACAACTCCACGGCCGAATGCGCCAAAAATGTCTATGCCAAACCCACCGTATGCCCAATTTACAAGCTCGGCGACAAATGCTTTATTAGAAATGATG GCAAAAACAAAACCGAGTCTTTCCAACGCGGTTGTCTATCCTCCGCTCAGGCTAAGAAGCTCTGCATAAATGAGTCGAATTGTTTCACTTGTGAAGGTGTCGGTTGCAATTTCCTCGCTGCAAATAGTGAACAGGTTCCGCTGGCTCGTGATGGCGCGGCATTTGCTGGCTTTTCCATTGCACTGCTCTGCGCTGCTTTGACCACGCTGCGCTTGGCTTAA